Proteins from one Corvus cornix cornix isolate S_Up_H32 chromosome 19, ASM73873v5, whole genome shotgun sequence genomic window:
- the LOC104695790 gene encoding fibrinogen-like protein 1-like protein isoform X1 codes for MAARHYSPLFFTSMLALVSPLLALHIENLERLKADLDEIINIHSDGPLPDEAGGIIQQNQAADPRQAQSHRSWPKDCSELPASSSSGIYIIQPTGMQTIVVYCEMSRENGGWTVIQRNHRDTPVSWDESWSTYKHGFGNVHTEFWLGTEYIHQITRQKVYQVRFAIWDASNNMKFADYNLFSLGDESQGYQLRLGAHSGTAEDAMASKGTTTMHDNMKFSAKDRDQDTSSGNCATSSGGGWWYSACYSVRLNFRGGMTWGSLCQGNCRASAILIKPTTYC; via the exons ATGG ctgctcGTCACTACAGTCCTCTGTTCTTCACCTCCATGCTGGCCCTTGTATCCCCGCTTCTTGCTCTCCACATCGAAAACCTGGAAAGATTGAAAGCAGATTTGGATGAAATCATTAATATCCATTCTGATGGGCCTCTTCCTG ATGAAGCTGGAGGGATCATCCAGCAGAACCAGGCAGCTGACCCTCGGCAggcacagagccacagaa GTTGGCCCAAGGACTGCAGCgagctccctgccagcagctccagtggcaTCTACATCATCCAGCCCACAGGAATGCAAACCATCGTGGTCTACTGTGAAATGAGCAGAGAGAATGGAGGCTGGACCGTCATCCAGAGGAACCACAGAGATACACCAGTCAGCTGGGATGAATCCTGGAGCACCTACAAACACGGCTTTGGGAATGTGCACACTGAGTTCTGGCTGGGCACCGAGTACATCCACCAGATCACCAGGCAGAAGGTCTACCAGGTCAGGTTTGCCATCTGGGATGCTTCAAATAACATGAAGTTCGCAGACTACAACCTGTTCAGCCTGGGTGATGAGTCCCAGGGCTACCAGCTGAGGCTGGGAGCGCActcagggacagcagaggaTGCCATGGCCTCCAAGGGCACCACGACCATGCACGACAACATGAAGTTCTCTGCTAAAGATCGGGATCAGGACACTTCTAGCGGGAACTGTGCCACCAGCTCCGGGGGTGGGTGGTGGTACTCGGCGTGTTATTCTGTGCGTCTGAACTTCAGAGGGGGCATGACatggggcagcctgtgccaggggaaCTGCAGAGCCTCAGCCATCCTCATCAAACCCACCACCTACTGCTag
- the LOC104695790 gene encoding fibrinogen-like protein 1-like protein isoform X2, with amino-acid sequence MLALVSPLLALHIENLERLKADLDEIINIHSDGPLPDEAGGIIQQNQAADPRQAQSHRSWPKDCSELPASSSSGIYIIQPTGMQTIVVYCEMSRENGGWTVIQRNHRDTPVSWDESWSTYKHGFGNVHTEFWLGTEYIHQITRQKVYQVRFAIWDASNNMKFADYNLFSLGDESQGYQLRLGAHSGTAEDAMASKGTTTMHDNMKFSAKDRDQDTSSGNCATSSGGGWWYSACYSVRLNFRGGMTWGSLCQGNCRASAILIKPTTYC; translated from the exons ATGCTGGCCCTTGTATCCCCGCTTCTTGCTCTCCACATCGAAAACCTGGAAAGATTGAAAGCAGATTTGGATGAAATCATTAATATCCATTCTGATGGGCCTCTTCCTG ATGAAGCTGGAGGGATCATCCAGCAGAACCAGGCAGCTGACCCTCGGCAggcacagagccacagaa GTTGGCCCAAGGACTGCAGCgagctccctgccagcagctccagtggcaTCTACATCATCCAGCCCACAGGAATGCAAACCATCGTGGTCTACTGTGAAATGAGCAGAGAGAATGGAGGCTGGACCGTCATCCAGAGGAACCACAGAGATACACCAGTCAGCTGGGATGAATCCTGGAGCACCTACAAACACGGCTTTGGGAATGTGCACACTGAGTTCTGGCTGGGCACCGAGTACATCCACCAGATCACCAGGCAGAAGGTCTACCAGGTCAGGTTTGCCATCTGGGATGCTTCAAATAACATGAAGTTCGCAGACTACAACCTGTTCAGCCTGGGTGATGAGTCCCAGGGCTACCAGCTGAGGCTGGGAGCGCActcagggacagcagaggaTGCCATGGCCTCCAAGGGCACCACGACCATGCACGACAACATGAAGTTCTCTGCTAAAGATCGGGATCAGGACACTTCTAGCGGGAACTGTGCCACCAGCTCCGGGGGTGGGTGGTGGTACTCGGCGTGTTATTCTGTGCGTCTGAACTTCAGAGGGGGCATGACatggggcagcctgtgccaggggaaCTGCAGAGCCTCAGCCATCCTCATCAAACCCACCACCTACTGCTag